A genomic region of Miscanthus floridulus cultivar M001 chromosome 3, ASM1932011v1, whole genome shotgun sequence contains the following coding sequences:
- the LOC136543768 gene encoding uncharacterized protein, which produces MFHIEYITFLVADFDTTYHAILGRLALTKFMAILHYSYLVLKMLVPEGVLSLPANLTVAYECEKESLALAEAFNLSMCMEACLAKSKKVPEDDQEIPTMEAPRQATKASETKEVSLGLADLANTMKIGAHLDLK; this is translated from the coding sequence ATGTTTCACATTGAGTACATCACCTTCCTTGTTGCTGACTTCgacaccacctaccacgccattcttGGCCGACTGGCgctgaccaagttcatggccatactgcACTACTCCTATCTAGTGCTAAAGATGTTGGTGCCTGAAGGAGTCCTTTCTTTGCCAGCCAACCTCACTGTTGCTTATGAGTGTGAGAAGGAGAGCCTCGCCCTCGCTGAAGCCTTCAACCTATCTATGTGCATGGAGGCATGCCTTGCCAAGTCCAAGAAGGTGCCTGAAGATGATCAGGAGATCCCAACGATGGAGGCACCTCGGCAAGCTACTAAGGCTAGTGAAACCAAGGAAGTAAGCCTCGGCCTTGCTGATCTAGCCAATACCATGAAGATCGGGGCCCATCTAGACCTCAAATAG